One window from the genome of Neospora caninum Liverpool complete genome, chromosome VI encodes:
- a CDS encoding putative glyoxalase, whose translation MLRFYTEVLGMHVLGYGFTPAVQSATESSRASGAAPDQAASPRSTAVQEVQGNGVAVSQKNQDSTDALAPQRPPQLGAERTTSTWADAGPDDSTWRLDSAGFAAFGTAEEEPRTASRTSASGRRRDPSNRETVEELIARHRRETSLHPPHISIAKQEGGKGATTAAALRRAAEEAENVGPKTIVLLGYPTAGAVSDLDTLKIELVYVPQVAELLERLDAGVQTEDETEAKKFLHVLKQHMMGLSKDLPTINRAREFERRRNRHDRGFHGFLGITVGLPSLAAITHEAVEARGGRLFQIPARRKIVPSMIPDEHARKDIWVRCAYLLDPEGNGVELFEAGNESSVGLDPAAVMQEHQNLRSWEAYMHDQERDVRIQEVKRQIVLLKERIAKQGEHSAPAQTLDRRDDAHAHSRATAAASQTSDTENNAKEDARTPDEAQANKAPEEPEKGVDSLDAGEAEALRKALNIKPIGTPKTPREQLEILEDALEDMEAQEAARPRQPCVQLPTSSGPFLQKASRCLCHIRSPAGMVVLPASVRAYTSRILFADQFYCNQMRMKAVRYKSHLFERLYPWSRFAGVSKTFGCPEAFAAAAKAAAASPAAQQAEEAGIEELASMEKFAQGGDNMSLPAEWESESSTEPAEAARKVYVTEAAERQTPQLELIYAFDEDLIRIHPCFGYLAVGVGDVPRAVATFQANAPKRKTKNALNDDEDEEDEDGDATETKEARCSPGAGSSCETATTQTSPEHECASTPQAEEIAEAIRGKLKEAGFSLDHAMVEDRDGYPILLMSMERAQQYYADLHRSLRQHRAALTESTDRHE comes from the exons ATGCTGAGGTTTTACACTGAGGTACTGGGCATGCACGTGCTCGGCTACGGCTTCACGCCTGCAGTGCAGAGCGCGACGGAATCCTCCCGAGCGAGTGGCGCCGCGCCGGACCAggcggcgtcgccgcgcTCCACGGCGGTCCAGGAGGTCCAGGGCAACGGCGTGGCCGTCTCCCAGAAGAACCAAGACTCCACAGACGCGTTGGCGCCTCAGCGTCCACCTCAGCTCGGCGCTGAACGCACTACGAGTACATGGGCAGACGCCGGACCCGACGACAGCACGTGGCGACTGGACAGTGCGGGATTTGCCGCCTTTGGAACTGCCGAGGAAGAGCCTAGGACGGCGTCTCGAACGTCCGCCTCCGGCCGGCGGCGAGACCCGTCAAACCGCGAGACTGTCGAGGAACTGATTGCTCGGCACCGAAGGGAGACTTCTCTCCACCCCCCGCACATCTCGATCGCGAAGCAGGAGGGCGGTAAGGGCGCAACGACTGCAGCTGCGCTAAGGCGTGcggcggaggaagcggagaatgTCGGACCAAAGACAATCGTTTTGCTCGGTTACCCAACTGCCGGAGCTG tttccgACCTCGACACCTTAAAGATCGAGCTCGTCTACGTCCCCCAAGTGGCAGAGCTTCTGGAGCGACTTGATGCTGGAGTTcagacagaggacgagacCGAGGCGAAAAAATTTCTTCACGTTCTCAAGCAGCATATGATGGGTCTGTCCAAAGATCTTCCAACAATCAACCGCGCCCGGGAATTCGAGCGTCGGCGGAATCGTCATGACCGAGGGTTTCACGGCTTTCTTGGCATTACTGTGGgccttccgtccctcgccgcCATAACGCATGAGGCAGTCGAAGCCAGGGGAGGAAGACTTTTCCAGATCCCTGCCAGAAGGAAAATCGTCCCTTCCATGATTCCTGATGAACAC GCACGGAAGGACATTTGGGTGAGGTGCGCGTATCTCCTCGACCCTGAAGGGAACGGAGTCGAACTCTTTGAGGCTGGGAACGAGAGCTCCGTGGGTCTGGATCCTGCCGCCGTGATGCAAGAGCACCAGAACCTCCGATCTTGGGAGGCGTACATGCATgaccaagagagagacgtgagGATTCAGGAGGTCAAGCGCCAAATTGTCCTTCTAAAGGAGCGGATCGCGAAGCAAGGAGAGCACTCCGCCCCGGCTCAGACACTTGACAGAAGGgacgacgcgcatgcacacagccgggcgacggcggcggcttCCCAGACTTCCGACACAGAAAATAACGCCAAGGAAGACGCACGTACCCCAGACGAGGCTCAAGCGAACAAAGCTCCTGAGGAGCCAGAGAAGGGAGTAGACAGTCTTGATGCGGGCGAGGCTGAAGCGCTGCGGAAAGCCTTGAATATTAAGCCGATAGGCACCCCAAAGACTCCTCGAGAGCAGTTGGAGATTCTCGAAGATGCTCTCGAGGATATGGAGGCGCAAGAGGCAGCACGGCCTCGCCAACCGTGTGTTCAACTCCCGACCTCATCAGGGCCTTTTCTTCAGAAGGCAAGTCGATGCTTGTGTCACATTCGTTCGCCTGCTGGCATGGTCGTTTTGCCTGCCAGC GTTCGAGCTTACACGTCGCGCATCTTGTTCGCCGATCAGTTCTACTGCAATCAAATGAGGATGAAG GCTGTGAGGTACAAGAGTCATCTGTTCGAGCGCCTGTACCCTTGGAGTCGTTTCGCTGGGGTTAGCAAAACTTTCGGATGCCCGGAGGCCTTTGCTGCGGCCGCTAAGGCAGCGGCGGCTAGTCCTGCAGCGCAACAGGCTGAGGAGGCGGGCATTGAGGAACTGGCGTCGATGGAGAAGTTTGCGCAGGGCGGGGACAACATGTCCCTCCCGGCCGAGTGGGAAAGCGAGAGTTCGACGGAGCCGGCCGAGGCTGCGAGAAAAGTATATGTGACGGAAGCTGCTGAACGACAGACTCCTCAGCTGGAGCTTATCTACGCTTTCGACGAGGACTTG ATTCGTATTCATCCTTGCTTTGGCTACCTCGCGGTGGGGGTCGGCGACGTACCGAGAGCAGTGGCAACTTTTCAGGCCAACGCTCcgaaacggaaaacaaaGAACGCGCTGAATGATgatgaagatgaagaagatgaagatgGCGACGCAACCGAGACCAAAGAAGCTAGATGCAGCCCCGGCGCAGGAAGCAGCTGTGAGACGGCAACCACACAGACTTCTCCAGAGCATGAATGCGCCTCAACCCCACAAGCAGAAGAGATTGCAGAGGCAATCAGGGGAAAGTTGAAAGAAGCCGGGTTTTCGTTGGACCATGCCATGGTCGAGGATAGAGACGGATATCCTATTTTGCTTATGAGCATGGAGCGTGCTCAGCAGTATTACGCCGACCTTCACCGTAGTCTTCGTCAACACCGCGCAGCCTTGACCGAGAGCACGGACCGCCACGAGtag
- a CDS encoding putative Maf-like protein, translating to MANPGELQSFFRGSRVVLGSSSKWRRKILEDQGCPCGTMSPDIDEKEVRHDNPSALVTMLAHRKADACLEKLSQVSPADVFPGGYAYQAPRSMSETGENGHDAENRGDSGAVLPSYHCWLLCSDQVVVFRERIREKPENREEAEAFLRDYSGSSDPAHIVTAIVLVNSYSKMRVDLVETAKVWFRHIPDDAIQGILEEGIAMTCAGGLVIDDGIMSKYVDRIHGYEDCVKGLPTVGLSQLIKEFVEKEGGPCSPGVRKCFRCTNEPA from the coding sequence ATGGCAAATCCCGGAGAGCTGCAGAGTTTTTTCCGTGGAAGCCGCGTAGTCCTCGGGTCCTCGAGCAAGTGGCGGCGGAAAATACTTGAAGATCAGGGCTGTCCTTGCGGCACGATGTCGCCCGACATTGATGAAAAAGAGGTACGTCATGACAACCCATCAGCCCTTGTAACCATGCTTGCCCACAGGAAGGCGGACGCATGTCTGGAGAAACTGTCTCAAGTCTCTCCTGCAGATGTGTTTCCTGGAGGTTATGCCTATCAAGCACCTCGTAGCATGAGTGAGACCGGCGAAAACGGCCACGATGCAGAAAATAGGGGAGATTCAGGCGCGGTCCTTCCATCGTACCACTGCTGGTTACTATGCAGCGACCAAGTTGTAGTATTCAGGGAGAGAATCAGGGAGAAACCAGAAAAccgggaggaggcggaggcttTTCTGCGTGACTACTCGGGCAGCAGCGACCCAGCCCACATCGTCACCGCCATTGTGCTAGTCAACTCTTACTCGAAGATGCGAGTTGATCTcgtggagacggcgaaggtgTGGTTCCGCCATATACCTGATGATGCTATTCAGGGAATTCTTGAAGAGGGAATTGCCATGACGTGCGCAGGGGGCTTGGTTATCGATGATGGCATCATGAGCAAATACGTGGACAGAATCCATGGGTACGAAGATTGTGTTAAGGGATTACCTACAGTTGGTCTAAGCCAATTAATAAAAGAATTTGTAGAGAAGGAGGGCGGTCCTTGCTCGCCCGGAGTTCGGAAGTGCTTCCGCTGCACCAATGAGCCTGCATAG